One Lolium rigidum isolate FL_2022 unplaced genomic scaffold, APGP_CSIRO_Lrig_0.1 contig_69652_1, whole genome shotgun sequence genomic window carries:
- the LOC124682164 gene encoding purple acid phosphatase 2-like gives MGVVNRIGAAAAAVACAVLLLAVACHAGQTSEYHRQLGQAMDMPIDADVFRPPPGRNAPQQVHITQGDHDGTAMIISWVTTIEPGSSTVLYGASEDNLNCSAKGKHTQYTFYNYTSGYIHHSTIKKLEFDTKYYYAVGTEETRRKFWFRTPPKSGPDVPYTFGLIGDLGQSFDSNVTLAHYETNTKAQAVLFVGDLTYADNYPYHDNTRWDTWARFVERNLAYQPWIWTAGNHEIDFAPELGETKPFKPFSQRYPTPYKASGSTAPYWYSIKRASAYIIVLASYSAYGKYTPQYKWLEAEFPKVNRSETPWLIVLMHAPWYNSYNYHYMEGESMRVMYEPWFVKYKVDLVFAGHVHAYERTHRISNVAYNIINGQCSPVPDQSSPVYITIGDGGNQEGLATNMSEPQPSYSAFREASFGHAILDIKNRTHAYYAWHRNQDGTDVAADSLLFTNRYWMPTDDSLDDSQ, from the exons ATGGGCGTGGTGAATCGgatcggggcggcggcggcggcggtcgcctGCGCCGTCCTGCTGCTGGCCGTCGCGTGCCACGCCGGCCAGACCAGCGAGTACCACCGGCAGCTCGGCCAGGCCATGGACATGCCGATCGACGCCGACGTCTTCCGTCCTCCGCCCGGCCGCAATGCGCCGCAGCAG GTTCATATCACACAAGGCGACCATGATGGTACGGCCATGATAATCTCATGGGTGACAACAATTGAGCCTGGATCAAGCACGGTGCTTTACGGGGCTTCAGAAGATAACCTCAACTGTTCTGCAAAGGGCAAGCATACTCAGTATACCTTCTACAACTATACCTCAGGATACATTCATCATTCTACAATAAAGAAATTAGAG TTTGACACAAAGTATTACTATGCTGTCGGTACTGAAGAAACAAGGAGGAAGTTTTGGTTCAGGACTCCTCCGAAAAGTGGCCCAGATGTTCCATATACATTTGGTCTGATAG GTGATCTGGGTCAGAGTTTCGACTCAAATGTCACTCTCGCTCATTACGAGACCAATACAAAAGCGCAGGCTGTGCTCTTTGTCGGGGATCTGACATACGCAGATAACTACCCGTATCATGATAATACGAGGTGGGATACATGGGCAAGATTTGTAGAGCGGAATCTTGCATACCAGCCTTGGATCTGGACAGCTGGAAACCATGAGATTGATTTTGCTCCTGAACTT GGTGAAACTAAGCCATTCAAGCCGTTCAGCCAGAGGTATCCCACCCCTTATAAGGCTTCCGGCAGTACAGCACCTTACTGGTATTCCATCAAAAGAGCCTCTGCTTATATCATTGTCCTGGCGTCATATTCAGCATATG GAAAATATACTCCTCAGTACAAGTGGCTTGAAGCCGAGTTCCCCAAGGTGAACAGGAGCGAAACACCGTGGTTGATCGTTCTGATGCACGCCCCGTGGTACAACAGCTACAACTACCACTACATGGAAGGTGAAAGCATGAGGGTGATGTACGAGCCATGGTTCGTGAAGTACAAAGTTGATCTTGTGTTCGCAGGGCATGTCCATGCGTATGAAAGGACG CATAGGATATCAAATGTCGCTTACAACATTATAAATGGCCAGTGCTCCCCAGTCCCAGACCAGTCCTCGCCGGTCTACATAACCATCGGGGACGGAGGAAACCAGGAAGGGCTGGCCACCAA CATGTCGGAGCCGCAGCCAAGCTACTCGGCGTTCAGGGAGGCGAGCTTCGGGCACGCCATTCTCGACATTAAGAACCGGACGCACGCCTACTACGCGTGGCACCGCAACCAGGATGGCACCGACGTGGCTGCCGACTCCCTCTTGTTCACCAACCGGTACTGGATGCCCACAGATGACTCCTTAGATGATTCCCAGTGA
- the LOC124682163 gene encoding 4-hydroxyphenylacetaldehyde oxime monooxygenase-like: MAMLQLLIQQWTLFPCLMVSVPFLLLLARRSFAGKGLKLPPGPARLPVIGNLHQLAGPLQHRTLAELARRYGPVMLLQLGATPTLVVSSASAAREVLKTHDLDCCTRPAMPGPKRLSYGFKDVTFAPYGEQWRERRKLFITELLSMRRVKAAWGARQVQVDKLMASLIPNKPVVLGEHIYGLVNGIIGTVAFGSIYGVEMVAHKTQFHRVLDEALDLQATFSAEDFFPNAAGRLVDRLTGLVASRDRLFANIDAFFEMVIEHHLNPKREGSDLVDVLISFSKEQPDFTRDHVKAIIMDTFVGGVNTSSVTIMWAMSELIRNPLVLKKVQEEIRMVAGGNDRVQPEDMPKLSYLKMVVKETLRLYPSVPLLLPRETMRHIKIGGYDVPAKTRVLVNAWAIGRDPASWGEDAGEFNPDRFVDKEVNLQGTHFQLLPFGAGQRMCPGIAMALTNVEFTLANLLCGFQWELPEGTKAEDVSMEEVGLLTFHRKTPLVLVPTVYHPERQQ; the protein is encoded by the exons ATGGCCATGCTCCAGCTCCTCATCCAACAATGGACGCTCTTCCCCTGCCTCATGGTGTCTGTCCCATTCTTGCTTCTGCTAGCGAGGAGGTCATTCGCTGGGAAAGGGCTAAAGCTGCCGCCTGGCCCAGCGCGGCTGCCAGTGATTGGTAACCTGCACCAGCTAGCAGGCCCTCTGCAGCATAGGACCCTAGCGGAGCTGGCGCGGCGGTATGGCCCTGTGATGCTGCTGCAGCTGGGCGCAACACCGACGTTGGTGGTGTCCTCGGCGTCGGCGGCGCGTGAGGTTTTGAAGACGCACGACTTGGACTGCTGCACCCGGCCGGCAATGCCGGGGCCGAAACGGCTGTCGTATGGGTTCAAGGACGTGACGTTCGCGCCTTACGGCGAGCAGTGGCGCGAGCGgcgcaagctcttcatcacggagcTCCTCAGCATGCGCCGCGTCAAGGCCGCATGGGGCGCGCGCCAGGTGCAGGTAGATAAGCTAATGGCCAGCTTGATCCCCAATAAGCCGGTGGTCCTAGGTGAGCACATCTACGGCCTCGTCAACGGCATCATCGGCACCGTGGCGTTCGGCAGCATCTACGGCGTAGAGATGGTGGCGCACAAGACACAGTTCCATCGCGTGCTCGACGAGGCCTTGGACTTGCAAGCCACTTTCTCGGCCGAGGACTTCTTCCCAAACGCGGCCGGCCGCCTGGTCGACCGCCTTACCGGCCTCGTCGCCAGCCGTGATCGGCTCTTTGCAAACATCGACGCTTTCTTTGAGATGGTCATCGAGCACCATCTGAACCCCAAGAGGGAGGGCAGCGATCTCGTCGACGTCTTGATCAGCTTCTCCAAGGAGCAGCCTGACTTCACCAGGGACCATGTCAAGGCTATCATCATG GACACGTTTGTGGGAGGTGTCAACACGAGCTCGGTGACCATCATGTGGGCGATGTCCGAGCTGATCCGGAACCCCCTGGTGCTAAAGAAAGTGCAGGAGGAGATCAGAATGGTGGCAGGAGGCAACGACAGGGTGCAGCCAGAGGACATGCCCAAGCTAAGCTACCTCAAGAtggtggtgaaggagaccttgcggTTGTACCCCTCGGTGCCGTTGTTGCTGCCGCGGGAAACGATGAGGCACATCAAGATCGGAGGCTACGACGTGCCTGCCAAAACGAGGGTGTTGGTGAACGCGTGGGCCATCGGGAGGGACCCGGCGAGCTGGGGCGAGGATGCCGGAGAGTTCAACCCGGACAGGTTCGTGGACAAGGAGGTGAATCTACAGGGCACGCACTTCCAGCTGCTTCCGTTCGGGGCCGGGCAGCGGATGTGCCCGGGCATTGCGATGGCGCTCACCAACGTGGAGTTCACGCTGGCCAACTTGCTGTGCGGATTCCAGTGGGAGCTGCCGGAGGGGACCAAGGCTGAGGATGTGAGCATGGAGGAGGTTGGCCTCCTCACATTCCACCGCAAGACGCCGCTCGTGCTCGTGCCCACCGTCTACCACCCTGAGCGCCAACAGTAG